From Leptotrichia wadei, one genomic window encodes:
- a CDS encoding autotransporter-associated N-terminal domain-containing protein: MTNNLSQLKRDLKSFAKKCKDFKYTDSALFTFLLNGMLISAGELSAESKDSRISNQVNLINSSIGQMRKDFKHARSENNKLIKNTNLELTQLMEQGDHVTKSPWSNWQIGANDFYNDWHGHFKGRGNRVQDSKFYQRDTTMEKYNYQLKNLSTYGATRLKLDSNNMENPVEIQIDASLRTLAIDKSAPNFVPTTPSGGLPPFDPLMVTSPIINPKNVNISQVPSAPPTDVAYQNVPNWTWGYNVNNPLQNNALIAQVEVLSGTFNNYFSGVGDPLKYNFSGATENGAYTPSNDPGTGTPVPHLPASDAGDSDNTAAFYALSGKVITLPNTMTVNVVGNNSSGGDLNSIYYMGNPSDSGNAEAKLIHKANTNIYGNKIAVVNIDNVTSTGGITFVNRGNIIGHAQNGTFVDASGTALTGATPGNHIFGAYSYGTSESDKIENASDGSVIFYAPESVGWAYSSGNTQGITRSSINNGKMQLFGKNSLGIATDNDTSGEQMAHADIQLNTPIEIYGDESVGASFLSEPDTSSNNFLNSKFNIQVGGSSLTSQDATYGDTKGDLTKVQNSVGLNFDFTNSNNGFTNLDINNYNVVLENNSKNSIALRTGEAKITFNDSANSGITLGGEDNIGYLSDGSANNNLIYNNTANNFKVSGKNAILFAAKDGGTLKVNNSLPLSSTAVSGKGFTLAYSEGAGSTVTLNQGVTGEVVGSDAVLYYAKNSGNVTATEAAVAQPSTVVNSSGVTVITDSSIGTPKVTISGNNGVGFYATNGGQIVAENSFMKLSDGLVGAYSDGSTSNINLKNSILDYKGNGYSIYSGNNGKIDLQGSTVILRGKAIGVQGSSLSDITTNANTKIVVMSNDAIPFEFKDKGIVNLTSIDTDLGIAASGIQVVNGEDGTTAYTNYKKAFIDGMLNYNINADIDKSLAANIANESTDSFKFVKRYLVQRAVLNLQAGKTVTANLNSSDLTATGMKGVVGLDMSSSSSAASNAETQINLAGGSTVNADRTDAGNGAVGLFINYGKVNTNASSTINVEQLTTNPRNDSAVGIYAVNNGSEVNNEGTVNVGGNSSIGLLGLAYREDATTGVPKVNEFGGKPGEGTTNIVNKGNVTLDGTTSHGIYVKNNNSAGTKAGAIGTNTGNGVLTLSGDKSIGMIGDKATLTNDTNAKINMTGQEQVGMFANNSSSLVNRGEINLAASAGSVPSVGIYTNDAATDIVNDGKINGGNKNYGIFGTTVTHGATGEITVGDKGVGIYSTEGNVTLNAGSKVRVGANEGVGVFTTGTAGRTINADTNMTIGDSSFGYVIKNTGTTNLTTNGTATLGNEAKFIYSNNKDITVTNNVPLTSTGNNTYGIYSAGAVTNNADIDFGRGTGSVAIYAIDGGTARNAAGKTITVSGSNLSATPVPEYGMGMATSNGTIINDGTIKVALDEGIGMFASGSGSKAINNGTIELSGKNTKGMYVDNNAVGENWGIIKTVPTANNDGILGVVATGGGVIKNYGQIIVDGPNNKAGYLGSTGTFSNETSGGTTGTVTNTNGADGVVRKVSNPTSKTVAGIEIIAPSAATAATIKINNNIVIPMVIDTNISTPNPSVATVTSPDGTVTTIDLGSTRLGSIPSNEQVGALGMYIDTSGVNYTHPIEGLNNLTGLKRINLIFGNEAARYTDSKVIEVGDNIINPYNNMILSLAASSSGMKFALNAGSLTWFATATQNLSTGALGKVYLVKIPYTAFAQDGNTYNFLGGLEQRYGVETTGREKELFNKLNDLGKGESHILAQAVDEMKGHQYANIQQRTNATGNALDNEFSYLRNEWRNPTKQNNKIKAFGLRDEYSTDTAGIFDYKSNAYGVAYVHEDEKVRMGNSSGWYAGAVTNRFRFKDLGKSREDQTMIKAGIFKTMSPKKDYNGALQWTVAGDVFAGINNMKRKFWVVDDTFEAKSTYHTYGAALKNELSYDIRMSERTHLRPFGVLKMEYGRFNDVKENSGQVRLQVKGNDYFSVKPETGVEFKYVQPLAVKTNLTVGLTAAYENEIGKLQNGNQARVRYTTADWYNLEKEKEDRRGNGKFDLNIGVDNTRFGITVNAGYDTKGNNVRGGIGFRAIY; the protein is encoded by the coding sequence AATTAGACTCTAATAATATGGAAAATCCAGTAGAAATCCAAATTGATGCTTCATTAAGAACGTTAGCAATAGATAAATCGGCTCCTAATTTTGTACCTACGACTCCTAGTGGGGGACTACCGCCATTTGATCCATTAATGGTAACATCACCTATTATCAATCCAAAGAATGTTAATATTAGCCAGGTTCCTTCAGCACCTCCAACTGATGTTGCGTATCAGAATGTTCCCAACTGGACATGGGGTTATAATGTAAATAATCCTTTACAAAATAATGCTTTAATTGCTCAAGTAGAAGTGCTGTCAGGAACATTTAATAACTATTTTAGCGGAGTAGGAGATCCTCTTAAATATAATTTTAGTGGCGCTACCGAGAATGGAGCATATACTCCTTCAAACGATCCTGGAACAGGTACACCTGTTCCACATTTACCAGCTTCTGATGCAGGAGATAGTGATAACACAGCTGCCTTTTACGCTTTAAGTGGAAAAGTGATTACATTGCCCAATACAATGACAGTTAACGTAGTAGGTAATAATAGTAGTGGTGGGGACTTAAATTCAATTTATTATATGGGAAATCCATCAGATTCAGGAAATGCTGAAGCTAAATTAATACATAAAGCAAATACTAATATTTATGGAAATAAAATAGCAGTAGTAAATATAGATAATGTAACTAGTACAGGTGGTATAACTTTTGTAAATAGGGGAAATATAATAGGACATGCACAAAATGGAACATTTGTTGATGCTTCAGGTACAGCATTAACTGGAGCAACTCCAGGAAACCATATATTTGGAGCTTATTCTTATGGAACTTCAGAAAGTGATAAAATAGAAAATGCTTCTGACGGAAGTGTAATTTTTTATGCTCCAGAAAGTGTAGGATGGGCATACAGTTCAGGCAATACGCAAGGAATAACAAGAAGTTCAATTAATAATGGTAAAATGCAGTTATTTGGTAAAAATAGTTTAGGAATAGCTACTGACAATGATACTTCTGGTGAACAAATGGCACATGCAGATATTCAACTTAATACACCGATTGAAATATATGGAGATGAATCAGTAGGAGCGAGTTTCTTGTCAGAACCAGACACTAGCTCAAATAATTTTTTAAATTCAAAATTTAATATTCAAGTTGGGGGATCTTCTTTAACATCGCAAGATGCTACTTATGGTGATACAAAAGGAGACTTGACAAAAGTTCAAAATTCAGTTGGACTAAATTTTGATTTTACAAATTCCAATAATGGATTTACAAATTTAGATATAAATAATTATAATGTGGTTCTAGAGAATAATTCTAAAAATTCAATAGCTCTTAGAACAGGAGAAGCCAAGATTACGTTTAATGATTCGGCAAATAGTGGAATAACTCTTGGCGGAGAAGATAATATAGGATATCTTTCAGATGGAAGTGCAAATAATAATTTAATTTATAACAATACAGCTAATAATTTTAAGGTTAGTGGAAAAAATGCAATATTGTTTGCTGCAAAAGATGGAGGGACATTGAAAGTAAATAATTCGTTGCCTTTATCTTCAACAGCAGTTAGTGGAAAAGGATTTACTTTAGCGTATTCTGAAGGAGCTGGTTCGACAGTTACATTGAATCAAGGTGTTACAGGAGAAGTCGTCGGTTCAGATGCAGTGTTGTATTATGCGAAAAACAGTGGAAATGTTACTGCAACAGAAGCAGCAGTTGCTCAACCATCAACTGTTGTTAATTCATCAGGAGTAACAGTTATAACAGATTCATCAATAGGAACTCCTAAAGTTACTATTTCTGGAAACAATGGAGTTGGATTCTATGCTACAAATGGAGGGCAAATTGTAGCAGAGAACAGTTTTATGAAATTATCTGATGGATTAGTTGGTGCATATAGTGATGGTTCTACAAGTAATATAAATTTAAAGAATTCAATTTTAGATTATAAAGGAAATGGCTATTCCATTTATAGTGGAAATAACGGGAAAATTGATTTACAAGGAAGTACAGTTATTTTAAGAGGAAAGGCAATAGGAGTGCAGGGATCTTCTTTAAGTGACATAACAACAAATGCAAATACAAAAATAGTTGTTATGTCAAATGATGCTATTCCATTTGAATTTAAAGATAAAGGAATAGTAAATTTAACATCTATAGATACTGATTTAGGTATTGCGGCTTCAGGAATTCAAGTTGTAAATGGAGAAGATGGAACAACTGCATATACTAATTATAAAAAAGCATTTATAGATGGAATGTTAAATTATAATATTAATGCAGATATTGATAAAAGTTTAGCTGCTAATATTGCTAATGAATCAACAGATTCATTTAAATTTGTTAAAAGATATTTAGTTCAACGTGCAGTTTTAAATTTACAAGCAGGTAAAACAGTAACAGCAAACTTAAATTCTTCAGACTTAACAGCAACAGGAATGAAAGGTGTAGTAGGACTTGATATGAGTTCAAGTAGTTCGGCAGCTTCGAATGCTGAAACGCAAATAAATCTTGCTGGAGGTTCTACTGTAAACGCAGACAGAACAGACGCTGGAAACGGAGCAGTAGGATTATTCATAAACTACGGAAAAGTGAACACAAATGCGTCATCTACAATAAATGTTGAACAATTAACAACAAATCCTCGCAATGACAGTGCTGTAGGAATTTATGCAGTAAACAACGGTTCTGAAGTAAATAATGAAGGAACTGTAAATGTTGGTGGAAATAGTTCAATTGGGTTATTAGGGTTGGCATATAGGGAAGATGCAACTACTGGAGTACCTAAAGTAAATGAATTTGGAGGAAAACCTGGTGAAGGAACAACTAATATTGTAAACAAAGGAAACGTTACATTAGATGGAACAACTTCACATGGAATTTATGTAAAAAATAATAATTCAGCAGGAACAAAAGCTGGTGCTATTGGAACAAATACAGGAAATGGAGTGTTAACTTTATCAGGAGATAAATCTATCGGAATGATAGGAGATAAAGCAACGTTAACAAATGATACAAATGCAAAAATTAATATGACAGGACAGGAACAAGTTGGAATGTTTGCTAATAACAGCTCATCATTGGTAAATAGAGGAGAAATTAATCTGGCAGCATCAGCAGGTTCTGTTCCAAGTGTAGGAATTTATACTAATGATGCGGCAACAGATATAGTAAATGATGGTAAAATTAACGGTGGAAATAAAAACTACGGTATTTTTGGAACAACAGTGACTCATGGAGCAACAGGAGAAATCACAGTTGGAGATAAAGGAGTAGGAATTTATTCAACAGAAGGAAATGTCACATTAAACGCAGGGTCAAAAGTAAGAGTTGGAGCGAATGAAGGAGTTGGAGTATTTACTACTGGAACAGCAGGAAGAACGATAAATGCTGATACGAATATGACAATTGGAGATTCTTCATTTGGTTATGTAATTAAAAATACAGGAACAACAAACTTAACTACAAATGGAACTGCAACATTAGGAAATGAAGCGAAATTTATTTATTCAAATAATAAAGATATAACAGTAACAAATAATGTTCCATTAACTTCAACAGGGAATAATACTTACGGAATTTATTCTGCAGGAGCAGTAACAAATAATGCAGATATTGATTTTGGAAGAGGAACAGGAAGTGTGGCAATTTATGCAATTGATGGAGGAACTGCTAGAAATGCTGCAGGTAAAACAATTACAGTAAGTGGAAGTAATTTATCAGCAACTCCAGTTCCAGAATATGGAATGGGAATGGCTACTTCTAACGGAACAATTATAAATGATGGAACAATAAAAGTAGCTCTTGATGAAGGAATTGGAATGTTTGCTTCAGGAAGTGGTTCAAAAGCAATAAATAATGGTACAATTGAATTAAGTGGAAAAAATACAAAAGGAATGTATGTTGATAATAATGCAGTAGGAGAAAACTGGGGAATTATTAAAACAGTTCCAACAGCAAATAATGATGGTATTTTAGGTGTAGTTGCCACAGGTGGTGGAGTAATTAAAAACTATGGACAAATTATTGTAGATGGACCTAATAATAAAGCTGGATATCTTGGTTCTACAGGAACTTTCTCAAATGAAACTAGTGGAGGGACAACAGGAACTGTTACAAATACTAATGGCGCAGATGGAGTTGTAAGAAAAGTAAGCAATCCAACAAGTAAAACGGTAGCAGGAATAGAAATAATAGCTCCATCAGCAGCAACAGCGGCTACTATAAAAATAAATAATAATATTGTAATTCCAATGGTTATAGATACAAATATTTCAACACCAAATCCATCAGTTGCAACAGTAACTTCTCCAGATGGAACAGTGACAACAATAGACCTAGGCTCAACAAGATTGGGAAGCATTCCATCAAATGAACAAGTTGGAGCACTTGGAATGTATATAGATACATCGGGAGTAAATTATACACATCCAATTGAAGGATTGAATAATTTAACAGGATTAAAAAGAATTAATTTGATATTTGGGAATGAGGCAGCAAGATATACTGATAGTAAAGTTATAGAGGTTGGGGACAATATAATAAACCCTTATAATAATATGATATTATCATTAGCTGCATCAAGTAGTGGAATGAAATTTGCTTTAAATGCAGGAAGTTTGACTTGGTTTGCAACAGCAACACAAAATTTATCAACAGGTGCTCTAGGAAAAGTTTATTTAGTAAAAATTCCATATACAGCATTTGCACAAGATGGAAATACATATAATTTTTTAGGTGGATTAGAACAAAGATATGGTGTGGAAACTACTGGAAGAGAAAAAGAACTGTTTAATAAATTAAATGATTTAGGAAAAGGTGAATCCCATATTTTAGCACAAGCTGTAGATGAGATGAAAGGTCATCAATATGCAAATATTCAACAAAGAACTAACGCTACAGGAAATGCTCTGGATAATGAGTTTAGCTATTTGAGAAATGAATGGAGGAACCCAACTAAGCAAAATAATAAAATCAAGGCATTTGGATTAAGAGATGAATATAGCACTGACACAGCTGGAATCTTTGACTATAAGAGCAATGCCTACGGAGTAGCTTATGTTCACGAAGATGAAAAAGTCAGAATGGGCAACTCAAGCGGATGGTATGCAGGAGCAGTAACAAACAGATTCAGATTCAAGGATCTAGGAAAATCGAGAGAAGATCAGACAATGATAAAAGCTGGAATATTTAAGACAATGTCGCCTAAAAAGGATTACAACGGAGCATTGCAGTGGACAGTTGCAGGAGATGTGTTTGCAGGAATTAATAATATGAAGCGTAAATTCTGGGTAGTTGATGATACATTTGAAGCTAAATCTACGTACCATACTTATGGAGCAGCTCTTAAAAATGAACTTAGTTATGATATAAGAATGAGTGAAAGAACACATTTAAGACCATTTGGAGTTTTGAAAATGGAATATGGAAGATTTAATGATGTGAAAGAAAACTCTGGACAAGTAAGACTGCAGGTTAAGGGTAATGACTACTTTTCAGTAAAACCAGAAACTGGAGTTGAATTTAAGTATGTTCAGCCACTTGCAGTAAAAACAAACTTGACAGTAGGGCTTACAGCCGCTTATGAAAATGAGATTGGAAAACTGCAAAACGGAAATCAGGCAAGAGTAAGATATACGACAGCAGATTGGTATAATCTGGAAAAAGAAAAAGAAGATAGACGTGGAAATGGTAAGTTTGACCTTAACATCGGAGTTGACAATACTAGATTTGGTATTACAGTAAATGCTGGATACGATACTAAAGGAAATAATGTCAGAGGTGGAATTGGATTTAGGGCAATTTATTAG